ACATTTGAGCGGTGGACGGTGGTCCTGCGTACCTGACTCTAATATCTGACCTTCCTTCCTCGTTTAACGCGTCGAAGACATCATCGTCCACGAGTCTCAGCACATCCGGGTGGGAGAAAGCGAGGCCAGAGGTGACAACGACAATGTGAGGAGCGGTTTGGGTGGCCTTGGCGCTTTCCTTCATCTTGGGCATGAGAAGCAAGGTGAGCAGAGCGGTGCCGACGACATTGACCATGACGGATGTCTCCATTCCCTCGGAGACTGTCCACGAATCGAGAGCAGCCGTCGcgttctcgacgagggcatCGATCCTTGCCAGGTCTCTCTTGGCTCTCTCAGCAAAGGCCCTGATGGAAGCGATGGAGGCCATGTCCAGCTGCCACACGTCGGCGACTCCTGTGATACCGGTTGTCTTCTCGATCTCGCGCTTCGCAGCCTCTCCCTTCTGGACGGACCTGACTGCGATGATGACACGACTCGCGCCGAGAGCGACGAGGTGCTTGACGGCTTCAAGGCCGATGCCGCTGTTGGAGCCGGTGACAATGTAGGTGCCCCCTGTGCAGTTTTCCCTCGTTGGAACGATCGGAAGAGTCCGAAGTTGAGCTTTGATAAACTCAAGGGCATCCATTGTTGTTTTTGAAAGTGTGATAGTAATTTATTGTATTAAAATCTGATATCAGTGCATTTGTTGTCTACCTCTTCCCTTTCTCCCAGGTTCGGAGAACCAGACTGCCATTATATACTTGGACGAAGCCAAGCTACAACTCCAAGATGGCACGGAGTTAGAAAGATTATCTACGTCACGGACAACACTGGTTCTAATCTCCGGACCAACACACCATCGCCAGTGCTCATCACATCACACTCTCCCATGCCAGGCGTTCTGCGTCAGCCACCGAGAATATGACCCATTGACCAATGAGAGACCACTTACCTGATTTGGCTTAGTGCCTTTTCGGATCCGCCATCTTGCTCAAGCAGAGCCTTTTGCAACCTCTGGCGGGCCTCCAGGGCTATTCCGTTATCAATGAACAAAAACTAAAGGTACGAGGGATAAATCAGACATGTGTACAACGTGGAAGACTGAACAGGCTCTCGACTGCTCGTCATTACCGATATATCCGACCTTAGTGTAATCACTGGTATTCCTGAGTTTAGCGCCTGACGCAAAGACACTGTTAAGTTTTACGACGACCTGACGACCCGCAGTTCGGAAACCTAGAGGTTCCCAAGAGCCGCGCCAACACAGATGGCTCCTCGGGGGCTAAGAGCTCCGCAAGGAGCAGCTGCTGAAGGCGAGGACGCTGGGTGAGGTTTGCGATATCATTCCTGGTAGATTGGCGGCTGAGGGCGAGAAGCGTCTAAAATAAAGTTAGAAGTAAATTAAAAGAGTATTTCGCTATCCCGCGGCTTGCCGCGATGCGTCGGTAATTTCTGCTACAATGTCGCAATGATTAGTATAGTAGTTAGTAAAGTTAAGCTAATTAAAAATTTACTATACAAAACCAGTTCAAAGATATTCGGGGCACTACTGTCCACTATAGAGCTTACTTTATTAAGTCTTCAATAGGATTGATAGGTAACTTGTTTCTGCAAAGGTATCTCAGCCTTCAAAGTCTCGGACTACGTAGCGTCAACGACAGGGCTGTAAAATTCCACTGAAACTTTCAAATTGCGGTGAATAAAAGAATCCACTGGAATTAAAGCTTTCTAACCAATTCGATGATAGTGTCGTGTGAAAGTCTTGTTTACGACAGCTTCGGCAGAACGATTGCGATCAGCCTATTCGGTCTATCCGCCGAAGGTCTATCTCCTTACCTTAAAAGCCGTCACCTGCCTCTTTTTTGAACCTGGTTGCAGTATAATATTTCCTCCCTTCCACCAACCCCCccaaagaagaacaagatTCACTATTCACTACTCAATACCGAACTCCCATTCATATTACGTGGGTTGCCAATATGCGGTCTTTGTATCATCgtctcatcatcctcttGAGCTTATTCTCCCTCGCCTGGTgtgacgagctcgacgactACGACTACACAGTTGAACAATACGATGACACATGGGAAGTCTACCGCAACAATCAGCGCCTCAACAGCTTCGTCATCGACAAGGCCCGCGGGCGCATCATTATCGAGGAGGCCTATAATGCGTGGTACgactcgccgccgagactCAAGCTGCGTGACATCATGGTAAATGTTTGGGTTCGGGCCGACATGTCCCTGTCGGAGCTGACATCGGTCCAGATCAGGGACGTGTCAAACCAGGGCACGATGGATGCCATTAAGGACGCTCGGGTGTCCACTGGGATTCAAGCCCCGACCGACTTCACGGTGGAAGAGAACGACACTGGCTGGAGCGATTTGATCAAGGCAGAGTTTTACTACACAGTAAGCAAGATGTGTAATGAATGGCAGTCGTTGGATGGGAAGGAAGTCAGCAAGATAGCAGTGCTGAGTAAG
The DNA window shown above is from Colletotrichum destructivum chromosome 2, complete sequence and carries:
- a CDS encoding Putative short-chain dehydrogenase/reductase SDR, NAD(P)-binding domain superfamily, with the protein product MDALEFIKAQLRTLPIVPTRENCTGGTYIVTGSNSGIGLEAVKHLVALGASRVIIAVRSVQKGEAAKREIEKTTGITGVADVWQLDMASIASIRAFAERAKRDLARIDALVENATAALDSWTVSEGMETSVMVNVVGTALLTLLLMPKMKESAKATQTAPHIVVVTSGLAFSHPDVLRLVDDDVFDALNEEGRSDIRVRYAVSKLVQIFAIRQLASLAPVSQTGVVVNLLSPGLCNTGLAKHARLFFRIQVRLLNLALGRTPEMGSRTILHALAAGTASHGEYISDCEIKDHWVPEWSKDSSGQRYQKQIWDQLVARLEKIEPGLVQRALST